The Fulvivirga ligni genome window below encodes:
- a CDS encoding lipopolysaccharide biosynthesis protein has translation MSKIKSLASQTAVYGISSILGRLLNYALVPIHTDLFPPKEMGIVTGLYVHTGLLLVVYTFGMETSFFRFASKDNKDEVYNGTSTFIIILSTILSALIYFYAEPLATLAGYPTASTYVGWLAIILWIDALTAIPFARLRLENKARIFAIARMSNIIINVGLQVFFLYAIPYIIKNEYPGHEWLSSVYPDLGIGYIFLANLIASLLLIPILWKWIAMIRFRLDWSRFKPLFIYALPILITGVAGMFNEQLDKILIEHFLPDGFYEDMDSTQALGVYGQTFKLSIFMMLAIQAFRYAGEPFFFSNAKDKKAPELFAKVMHYFVLLSLLIFLLVSINVNFIGFIFLRDGAYRMALYIVPILLLGKLFYGIYMNLSIWFKLTDETIYGTYFSIIGAIVTVIGNILLLPYIGFIGCAITSVLCYLTMTVICYRIGNKKYPIPYNFRILTVYILLACIIAAGSQLVKLENFYWDTAARLILSLVIVALVYFKEKPQLSKK, from the coding sequence ATGAGTAAAATAAAAAGCCTGGCCAGCCAAACCGCGGTTTACGGCATTAGCAGCATACTAGGAAGACTGTTAAACTATGCTTTAGTACCCATCCACACAGATCTATTCCCGCCGAAAGAAATGGGAATAGTAACTGGACTATATGTTCATACGGGTCTTCTTCTGGTGGTGTATACTTTTGGAATGGAAACCTCTTTTTTCAGATTTGCTTCCAAGGATAATAAAGATGAGGTGTACAACGGCACCTCCACCTTCATCATTATATTAAGCACTATTCTTTCTGCTTTAATTTATTTCTATGCAGAGCCCTTGGCGACACTGGCGGGTTACCCTACAGCCAGCACTTACGTAGGCTGGCTAGCAATAATTCTATGGATAGATGCATTAACTGCCATACCATTTGCTCGACTCCGTCTTGAAAATAAAGCAAGGATATTTGCCATTGCAAGAATGTCTAACATCATCATCAACGTTGGGCTTCAGGTATTTTTCCTATATGCTATACCATACATTATTAAAAATGAATACCCTGGTCATGAATGGTTAAGCTCAGTGTACCCTGATCTGGGTATAGGTTATATATTCCTGGCTAATCTCATTGCAAGTCTTCTGCTTATACCGATACTATGGAAATGGATAGCTATGATCCGGTTCCGTCTTGATTGGAGTAGATTTAAACCGCTTTTCATATATGCACTTCCCATCCTCATAACAGGGGTTGCTGGCATGTTTAATGAGCAGCTGGATAAAATCCTTATTGAACATTTCTTGCCAGACGGTTTTTATGAGGATATGGACAGCACCCAAGCTTTAGGTGTATATGGACAAACTTTTAAACTTAGCATATTTATGATGCTGGCCATTCAGGCCTTTAGATACGCTGGTGAACCTTTCTTTTTTAGTAACGCTAAAGACAAAAAAGCACCAGAACTTTTTGCTAAGGTGATGCACTATTTTGTACTACTTAGCTTACTTATATTTCTCTTAGTGAGCATCAATGTGAATTTTATCGGTTTCATATTCCTACGAGATGGAGCTTATCGCATGGCTTTATATATCGTACCTATTCTTCTTCTAGGAAAGCTCTTTTATGGAATTTATATGAACCTAAGTATCTGGTTTAAACTTACCGATGAAACTATTTATGGCACATATTTCAGTATCATTGGGGCTATAGTAACAGTTATAGGCAACATACTGCTCTTGCCATACATTGGCTTTATCGGTTGTGCCATCACATCCGTATTATGCTATCTCACTATGACAGTGATTTGCTATAGAATAGGAAATAAAAAATACCCCATCCCTTATAATTTTAGAATTTTAACGGTTTACATTCTGTTGGCATGTATAATTGCAGCTGGCAGTCAGCTTGTTAAGCTAGAAAATTTTTATTGGGATACTGCCGCAAGGTTAATATTATCGTTGGTTATAGTGGCTTTGGTCTATTTTAAGGAAAAACCTCAATTGAGTAAAAAATAG
- the kbl gene encoding glycine C-acetyltransferase, which translates to MYDTLKAKLEKELESIKEAGLYKCERVITTPQGADIKTTEGKEVINFCANNYLGLSSHPKVLEAAKQSIDTHGFGMSSVRFICGTQDIHKELEKKISEFLGMEDTILYAAAFDANGGVFEPLLGPEDAIISDALNHASIIDGVRLCKAMRYRYNHNDMSDLEAKLIEANEAGAKEKIIVTDGVFSMDGTIAQLDKICDLADKYGALVMSDECHSTGFMGKTGRGVHEFRDVMGRVDIITGTLGKALGGASGGFTAARKEIVDILRQRSRPYLFSNTLAPSITGASIAVIDMLSQTTDLRDKLESNTKYFRKAMTEAGFDIKPGEHAIVPIMLYDAPLAQKFAEKLLEKGIYVIGFFYPVVPKGQARIRVQISAAHDQHHLDKAIAAFTEVGKELEVLK; encoded by the coding sequence ATGTACGATACACTTAAGGCAAAATTAGAAAAGGAGCTGGAATCAATTAAAGAAGCTGGCTTATACAAATGTGAACGAGTGATCACTACCCCACAAGGTGCTGATATTAAAACTACTGAAGGAAAAGAAGTGATTAACTTCTGTGCTAATAATTACCTGGGTTTGTCATCTCATCCCAAAGTATTAGAGGCAGCAAAACAGTCTATCGATACCCATGGGTTCGGTATGTCGTCAGTTAGATTTATTTGTGGTACGCAAGATATTCATAAAGAGCTTGAAAAGAAGATATCCGAATTTTTAGGAATGGAAGATACCATTCTTTATGCGGCAGCTTTCGATGCCAACGGAGGAGTTTTTGAGCCTTTATTAGGACCTGAAGATGCTATCATTTCAGATGCATTAAACCATGCATCAATTATTGATGGAGTAAGATTATGTAAGGCCATGCGCTATCGTTATAACCATAATGATATGAGCGACTTGGAGGCTAAATTAATTGAGGCCAATGAGGCTGGAGCCAAAGAGAAAATTATAGTTACTGATGGTGTATTCTCTATGGATGGTACTATTGCTCAGCTAGATAAAATCTGTGATTTGGCCGATAAATACGGTGCTTTAGTGATGTCAGATGAATGTCATTCAACTGGATTTATGGGTAAGACCGGAAGGGGTGTGCATGAGTTCAGAGATGTGATGGGAAGAGTTGACATCATTACAGGAACTTTAGGAAAAGCATTGGGTGGAGCATCAGGTGGTTTCACGGCAGCCAGAAAAGAAATAGTGGATATCCTAAGACAAAGATCAAGACCTTACTTGTTTTCAAATACGTTGGCGCCTTCTATTACAGGAGCTTCAATAGCTGTTATTGATATGCTAAGCCAAACTACGGATCTTAGAGATAAGCTGGAGAGCAATACCAAATATTTTAGAAAAGCTATGACCGAAGCTGGTTTTGATATTAAGCCTGGAGAGCATGCCATAGTTCCTATTATGCTTTATGATGCCCCTCTCGCTCAGAAATTTGCTGAAAAGCTTTTAGAGAAAGGTATATATGTGATTGGATTCTTCTATCCGGTGGTGCCTAAAGGCCAGGCAAGAATTAGGGTGCAAATATCTGCTGCTCATGATCAGCATCACTTGGATAAAGCTATCGCAGCTTTTACAGAAGTGGGTAAAGAATTAGAAGTATTGAAATAA
- a CDS encoding sugar phosphate nucleotidyltransferase, whose protein sequence is MNIVIPMAGRGTRLRPHTLTVPKPLMPIAGKPIVQRLVEDIAKVCDSKLDKIGFIIDRDFGKEVEDNLLEIAKSVGGEGIICYQNDKFGTAHAILCAKDLLKGNLVVAFADTLFKADFKLDTSKDGIIWVQQVDDPSAFGVVKLNEENTITDFIEKPKNFVSDLAIIGIYYFKSGETLDEELHYLIDNDIKDAKGEFQLTVALENMKKKGTKFVPGQVSEWLDCGNKDATVFTNKRYLEYIKDQKLVADDLKQKNSIIIPPVYIGDNVELENCVIGPYVSIGENTVIKNSLIQNSIIQTHGKINNANFKNSILGNFVTFEGKSDDFSIGDYNTLQ, encoded by the coding sequence ATGAACATAGTAATACCTATGGCCGGTAGAGGAACCCGCCTAAGACCACATACACTTACAGTACCTAAGCCATTAATGCCCATAGCTGGTAAACCAATAGTACAACGACTAGTGGAAGACATAGCTAAAGTTTGTGACAGCAAGCTGGATAAGATCGGCTTTATCATAGATCGAGATTTCGGAAAGGAAGTTGAAGATAACTTATTAGAAATAGCCAAATCTGTTGGTGGTGAAGGAATTATCTGCTATCAGAATGACAAATTTGGCACTGCACATGCTATACTTTGTGCCAAAGATTTGCTTAAAGGAAATTTGGTAGTAGCATTTGCCGACACATTATTTAAAGCTGACTTTAAATTAGACACTTCCAAAGACGGTATCATTTGGGTACAGCAGGTAGATGATCCTTCTGCTTTTGGTGTGGTAAAGCTAAATGAAGAAAATACCATTACTGACTTCATAGAAAAACCAAAAAACTTTGTTTCAGACTTAGCAATTATTGGTATCTACTATTTCAAGAGCGGCGAAACGTTGGATGAAGAACTCCATTATCTTATTGACAATGATATTAAAGACGCCAAAGGTGAGTTTCAGCTTACTGTAGCACTGGAAAACATGAAAAAGAAAGGAACCAAGTTTGTTCCTGGTCAAGTTTCAGAATGGCTAGACTGCGGTAATAAAGACGCCACTGTTTTCACTAACAAGAGATACCTGGAATACATCAAAGATCAGAAACTAGTTGCCGATGATCTTAAACAGAAAAACAGCATCATAATACCTCCGGTTTACATTGGAGACAATGTAGAATTAGAAAATTGTGTTATCGGACCGTATGTATCGATCGGTGAAAACACGGTGATCAAAAACTCATTGATCCAAAATTCTATTATACAGACTCATGGTAAAATAAATAATGCTAACTTCAAAAACTCGATTTTGGGAAATTTCGTTACTTTTGAAGGTAAATCCGATGATTTTAGTATTGGTGATTACAATACTTTGCAATAG
- the cdaA gene encoding diadenylate cyclase CdaA — MILLFSIGFLEVSWVDIFDIMLVSVLLYQVYKLMRGSVAVKIFLGVLSLYLLYLIVRALQMELLGLILGQFMGVGVLAAIILFQPEIRKFLLLIGKTTDFNKGDFFNNLLIWKKKATKETYNITPIIEASKTLGGSNTGALIVISKDSELKFYAESGDIIEAQLSKRLLLSIFNKYSPLHDGAVIIYKGRIKAARCVLPVSESDSLPAQFGLRHRAALGMSEITDTIVLIVSEETGQFSLARNGKLTHNLSPQELRKTINDYLTTEEEKKKEEVKEEASEKETSQIKSEAKAGI; from the coding sequence TTGATTTTATTATTCAGCATAGGTTTCTTAGAGGTAAGCTGGGTCGATATTTTCGACATTATGCTGGTAAGCGTATTGCTTTACCAGGTTTACAAGCTTATGCGCGGAAGTGTGGCTGTCAAAATTTTCTTAGGCGTTTTATCTCTCTATCTTTTATACCTGATTGTACGAGCCCTTCAAATGGAACTACTTGGATTAATCCTTGGTCAGTTCATGGGCGTAGGTGTATTAGCAGCCATTATTCTCTTTCAGCCTGAGATCAGGAAATTCTTATTACTTATCGGCAAAACCACTGATTTCAACAAAGGTGATTTCTTTAACAATCTTTTGATCTGGAAAAAGAAAGCCACTAAGGAGACTTATAATATTACACCTATCATAGAAGCATCTAAAACTCTGGGGGGGTCCAACACTGGTGCATTGATAGTTATTTCAAAAGACTCTGAATTGAAGTTCTACGCTGAGTCTGGTGATATTATAGAAGCTCAACTATCAAAAAGACTACTGCTTTCTATCTTCAATAAATATAGCCCTCTTCATGACGGAGCAGTAATTATCTATAAAGGAAGAATTAAAGCTGCCAGATGTGTACTTCCTGTGTCCGAGAGTGATAGCCTTCCGGCTCAGTTTGGCCTAAGACACAGAGCTGCATTGGGTATGTCTGAGATTACCGACACCATTGTACTTATTGTTTCAGAGGAAACAGGACAGTTTTCTTTAGCCAGAAATGGTAAGTTAACTCACAACCTTTCACCACAGGAGCTAAGAAAGACCATTAATGATTACCTCACCACTGAGGAAGAGAAGAAAAAAGAGGAAGTGAAAGAAGAAGCCTCTGAAAAAGAAACTTCCCAAATTAAAAGTGAAGCTAAAGCAGGCATATAA
- a CDS encoding tetratricopeptide repeat protein, translating to MGRSKNNIIFQIIVWAIIIVIAPSHSLAQKNKEKKSPVAKLRDAEFYFTEGEKYYILEDYSKALVLFQKSLETAPENATVYYKIAQIYAQGQELEKALVNIKEALSRENDNKYFYVLAADIYTQMGEFKNAADTYEKMLTSIEGVDQYLFELAAIYLYQQNYDKAVATYNRIEKAYGVSEEVTNQKQKIYLKTKEYDKALVEGQKLIDTYPDEERYVINQAEVLLSAKKKEEAQKLLQEFADSNPNSMRARLVLSELDREEGDIAEAIKNLKVPFEDPTLPIEEKIQILAEYRMTMTPEQLKTSGVTLAEALVKVHPDIAEAYIIYADMQQAAGNMSEAKKGYLKSLELDESNFAVWQNVLQLYITENKIDSVLLLSDQALELFPNQGSIYYFNGAANLQKHNYEEAVYALEQGKRLSSANLALVSAFNSMLGDAYNGTEQFAKSDKAYEAALDFDPQNYAVLNNYSYFLALRKEKLNEAEKMAEKAVKNNPENATYLDTYAWVLFTNKKYKEAKKVIEKAIDAGNKSAIYHEHYGDILYKLGEVDSAVRQWQIAKGLNPNSELIDKKISDRKLYE from the coding sequence ATGGGAAGGAGTAAGAATAATATCATATTTCAAATTATAGTTTGGGCTATCATAATTGTTATAGCCCCTTCCCATAGTTTGGCTCAAAAAAATAAGGAGAAGAAAAGTCCTGTCGCCAAATTAAGAGACGCCGAATTCTACTTTACCGAAGGAGAAAAATATTACATCCTTGAAGATTACTCCAAGGCATTAGTTCTCTTCCAAAAATCTTTAGAAACAGCCCCTGAAAATGCAACTGTTTATTATAAAATAGCTCAGATATACGCGCAGGGTCAGGAGTTAGAAAAGGCCTTAGTAAATATTAAAGAGGCGCTGTCTAGAGAAAATGATAACAAATACTTCTATGTATTAGCCGCAGACATCTATACTCAAATGGGTGAATTCAAAAATGCAGCTGATACTTACGAAAAAATGCTCACCTCCATTGAAGGTGTTGATCAATACTTATTTGAGCTGGCAGCCATCTACCTGTATCAGCAAAACTATGACAAGGCCGTAGCTACTTATAATAGAATTGAAAAAGCATATGGTGTAAGTGAAGAAGTGACCAATCAAAAGCAAAAAATCTATTTAAAGACTAAGGAGTATGATAAGGCTTTAGTGGAAGGTCAAAAACTTATAGACACTTACCCAGATGAAGAAAGGTATGTCATAAATCAGGCTGAAGTGCTTCTATCAGCCAAAAAGAAAGAAGAAGCACAGAAATTACTTCAAGAGTTTGCTGATAGCAATCCTAACAGCATGAGGGCCAGACTTGTACTATCCGAATTGGATAGAGAAGAAGGTGACATAGCCGAAGCTATTAAAAACCTAAAGGTTCCCTTTGAAGATCCTACACTACCCATTGAAGAAAAGATTCAAATTCTGGCAGAATACAGGATGACTATGACTCCTGAGCAGTTAAAAACCTCTGGAGTTACACTAGCAGAAGCTCTTGTGAAGGTACACCCAGACATCGCTGAAGCATATATAATTTATGCTGACATGCAACAAGCTGCCGGGAATATGAGTGAGGCCAAAAAAGGCTATCTAAAATCCTTAGAATTAGATGAATCTAACTTTGCCGTATGGCAAAATGTACTGCAACTCTACATTACTGAAAATAAAATAGACAGTGTTTTACTGCTCTCAGATCAGGCTTTGGAGTTGTTTCCAAATCAAGGGTCAATCTATTATTTTAACGGAGCCGCTAACCTACAGAAACATAACTATGAAGAAGCGGTATATGCATTAGAGCAAGGCAAGAGACTTTCAAGTGCTAATCTTGCCCTAGTGAGCGCCTTCAACAGTATGTTGGGAGATGCCTACAATGGCACTGAACAATTTGCAAAATCAGACAAAGCTTATGAAGCTGCCCTTGATTTTGACCCTCAGAATTATGCCGTTTTAAACAACTACAGCTACTTTCTTGCTTTAAGAAAAGAGAAGCTGAATGAAGCTGAGAAAATGGCTGAAAAGGCAGTGAAAAATAATCCGGAAAATGCGACTTATTTAGACACATATGCCTGGGTTCTGTTTACGAATAAGAAATATAAAGAAGCCAAAAAAGTCATTGAAAAAGCCATTGACGCTGGCAATAAATCCGCCATATATCATGAGCACTATGGTGACATCCTCTATAAACTGGGGGAAGTTGACAGTGCGGTGAGGCAATGGCAAATAGCCAAGGGACTAAACCCTAACTCTGAACTTATTGATAAAAAGATTTCTGACAGAAAATTATATGAATAG
- a CDS encoding DUF4292 domain-containing protein has product MNRKFLLLGVLSLLILSSCSQKTTGINWNFLDRNKLDVQQVDFEYFSGKAKIDYKDNDNDVKAKANIRIRKDSVIWISFSAIGIQGARCLINQDSITIMNMVKKEYHVFNYDSLSKQFNFEINYHTIQAMALGNLLLPRSKSDDVEKQDDYYILKQKENSISVTNYVNPKTMKLEKVEMVEKPSKNSATMEYSNFQMIEDHAFPFSGLVSILYEKNKGMLNTVIEFEYSKAEIEDKELKFPFNVPKKYERK; this is encoded by the coding sequence ATGAATAGAAAATTCTTATTGCTGGGAGTACTCAGCCTACTTATTCTTAGCTCCTGTAGTCAAAAAACAACCGGAATTAACTGGAATTTTCTAGATAGAAACAAACTGGATGTACAGCAAGTAGATTTTGAATACTTTTCAGGCAAGGCCAAGATAGATTATAAAGACAATGATAATGATGTCAAAGCCAAAGCCAATATCAGAATAAGAAAAGATAGCGTAATCTGGATTTCCTTTTCAGCCATAGGCATACAAGGTGCCAGATGTCTCATTAATCAGGATTCTATTACTATAATGAACATGGTTAAAAAAGAATACCATGTTTTTAATTATGATTCTCTAAGCAAGCAATTCAACTTTGAAATAAACTACCACACTATACAGGCCATGGCCTTGGGTAATCTCCTTCTTCCAAGAAGTAAGTCGGATGACGTTGAGAAGCAGGATGACTATTACATTTTAAAACAGAAAGAAAATTCTATATCTGTTACTAACTATGTGAATCCTAAAACCATGAAACTGGAGAAGGTAGAGATGGTAGAAAAGCCTTCTAAAAACTCTGCCACCATGGAGTATAGCAATTTTCAGATGATTGAAGATCATGCTTTCCCTTTCAGCGGTCTTGTTTCTATCCTTTACGAGAAAAATAAAGGAATGCTAAACACCGTTATTGAATTTGAATACAGCAAAGCAGAGATTGAAGACAAAGAACTTAAATTCCCTTTTAATGTCCCTAAAAAGTATGAGCGTAAGTAA
- a CDS encoding NAD-dependent epimerase/dehydratase family protein: MEKVLVIGACGQLGSELTLALRELHGNDNVVASDVRPAEGQLADGPFVILNAMDKEGLEEIIDNHGINQIYHLAAILSAKGENDPKFAWDLNMTSLLNVLELARDKKLNKIYWPSSIAVFGPNTPKDNTHQNTIMDPNTVYGISKLAGERWCEYYFEKYGVDVRSLRYPGLIGYKAKPGGGTTDYAVDIFYKALEENKYESFLSEDSYLPMMYIDDAIKATIDLMQADPKDIKVRSSYNVSAMSFSPKEIAEEIKKASPGFEISYNPDFRQKIADSWPNSIDDSEARDHWNWKPSYDLSKMTTEILDGLKQLLHY, translated from the coding sequence ATGGAAAAAGTTCTTGTTATAGGTGCCTGTGGGCAATTAGGATCGGAATTGACTTTAGCGTTAAGAGAGTTACATGGAAATGATAATGTGGTAGCATCAGATGTAAGGCCCGCGGAAGGCCAACTAGCTGATGGCCCTTTCGTTATCTTAAACGCTATGGACAAAGAAGGGTTGGAGGAGATAATTGATAATCACGGCATTAATCAAATATACCATCTTGCGGCTATCCTTTCTGCCAAGGGTGAAAATGATCCAAAGTTTGCCTGGGATCTTAATATGACCAGCTTACTGAACGTACTGGAACTGGCGAGAGACAAAAAGCTAAATAAAATCTATTGGCCTAGCTCTATTGCCGTATTTGGGCCAAATACACCAAAAGATAATACACACCAAAATACCATCATGGATCCTAACACCGTGTATGGCATCAGCAAATTAGCTGGTGAAAGATGGTGCGAATACTATTTTGAAAAGTATGGAGTGGATGTAAGAAGTCTAAGATACCCTGGATTAATTGGCTACAAAGCCAAGCCTGGAGGTGGAACCACTGACTACGCTGTTGATATTTTTTACAAGGCTCTTGAAGAGAATAAATACGAGAGCTTCCTTAGTGAAGATTCTTACTTACCAATGATGTACATAGATGACGCCATTAAAGCTACCATAGATTTAATGCAAGCTGATCCAAAAGACATCAAAGTAAGATCAAGCTATAATGTATCAGCCATGAGTTTCTCACCTAAAGAGATCGCAGAAGAAATTAAAAAGGCTTCTCCTGGCTTTGAAATCAGCTACAACCCTGATTTCAGACAGAAGATTGCAGACTCATGGCCTAACTCTATCGATGATTCCGAAGCTAGAGATCACTGGAACTGGAAGCCTTCTTATGATCTGTCAAAAATGACCACGGAAATACTAGATGGACTCAAGCAATTACTCCACTACTAA
- a CDS encoding enoyl-CoA hydratase/isomerase family protein, with product MSLYQNLSEALENGILTITISRPESLNALNTDTIDEIRSAIQDAYDNKEVKGIIITGAGEKSFVAGADIKEIADLNELNARKFAENGQETFSLIEQCEKPVIAAVNGFALGGGCELAMACHIRIASENAKFGQPEVTLGLIPGYGGTQRLTQLVGKGKALELITTGDMITANDAKSIGLVNHVVETQEELMELSKKIMTKIISKAPLAVGMAINCVNAFYVEENGYQTEANSFSNCTKTKDFQEGTQAFIEKRKPEFTGE from the coding sequence ATGAGCTTATATCAAAACCTATCAGAGGCTTTGGAAAACGGTATTTTAACCATTACCATTTCCAGACCTGAAAGTCTTAATGCTTTAAACACAGATACTATTGATGAAATAAGGTCTGCCATTCAAGACGCTTATGACAATAAGGAAGTAAAAGGCATTATCATTACCGGGGCTGGAGAAAAATCCTTTGTAGCAGGAGCCGATATTAAAGAAATAGCTGACCTTAACGAATTAAATGCTCGTAAGTTTGCTGAAAATGGTCAGGAAACATTCTCATTAATAGAGCAGTGCGAAAAGCCAGTAATTGCAGCAGTTAACGGTTTTGCTTTAGGAGGCGGATGTGAACTTGCCATGGCATGCCATATTAGAATAGCCTCAGAAAATGCAAAATTTGGCCAGCCAGAAGTTACCCTAGGCTTAATACCTGGCTATGGGGGCACTCAAAGACTCACTCAATTAGTAGGTAAAGGAAAAGCGCTTGAACTCATCACTACCGGTGATATGATTACAGCCAATGACGCTAAATCTATTGGCCTGGTAAACCATGTAGTGGAAACTCAGGAAGAATTAATGGAGCTGAGTAAAAAAATAATGACCAAGATTATCTCCAAAGCTCCTTTGGCGGTAGGTATGGCCATCAATTGCGTAAATGCATTTTATGTAGAAGAAAACGGCTATCAAACCGAGGCCAATAGCTTCTCTAACTGCACTAAAACCAAAGACTTTCAGGAAGGCACTCAGGCCTTTATCGAAAAAAGAAAGCCGGAATTTACAGGCGAGTAA
- a CDS encoding T9SS type A sorting domain-containing protein produces MKRLFGVILCLSMTLSAMAQKSTLDNYSGNWTSSSSWSDGIVSTTTGLPAGNGNYLLNGYISVGTAPAPTAGSGVILGFAANQEAYTFEVNDTLVIYGDVQFNNKAMNLKINGLMIILGNLSMDNKIELASSGNLIISGDFNKTGTQGSYTGSGNVYTDSYSGKASQFVPDASEKDISNDLRNDLPDIYDFVTNNGATPLPVSLLSFGYSMERGAVQLNWTTASEENNDFFTLERSTNGVDFEVINKTYGAGTTVEVQQYAYRDSNPLFGTSYYRLSQTDYDGTTAKIGFITVFNSQVSEFSIYPSPTKQGDEVKVFTGADDSEVLNLFVYSTSGQLVYTQQGQASTGYLTLNPNFEKGLYIVKLSTGNVVKTTRLVVE; encoded by the coding sequence ATGAAACGATTATTTGGGGTTATATTATGTTTATCGATGACTTTAAGTGCCATGGCACAAAAGTCTACTTTGGATAATTATTCAGGAAATTGGACGTCTTCATCATCATGGAGTGATGGGATTGTGTCAACAACTACTGGTTTGCCTGCCGGAAATGGTAATTATCTACTTAATGGCTATATAAGTGTAGGTACTGCTCCGGCTCCGACTGCTGGATCTGGAGTGATTTTAGGTTTTGCAGCCAATCAAGAGGCTTATACATTTGAAGTGAATGATACTTTGGTGATTTATGGAGATGTTCAGTTTAATAATAAAGCGATGAACTTAAAAATTAATGGCTTGATGATTATTTTGGGCAATTTGTCTATGGATAATAAAATTGAATTGGCATCATCTGGAAACCTAATTATCAGCGGTGATTTCAATAAAACTGGAACTCAGGGTAGCTATACTGGATCGGGCAATGTTTATACAGATTCTTATTCAGGTAAAGCAAGTCAGTTCGTGCCGGATGCATCAGAAAAAGATATAAGTAATGACCTTAGAAATGATTTGCCAGATATTTATGATTTTGTAACCAATAATGGTGCTACACCTTTGCCTGTGTCACTCTTATCATTTGGTTATTCGATGGAGAGAGGAGCCGTTCAGCTAAATTGGACAACAGCTTCTGAGGAGAATAATGATTTCTTTACCCTCGAAAGATCTACAAATGGTGTAGATTTTGAGGTCATTAATAAAACCTATGGTGCTGGAACCACAGTAGAAGTTCAGCAATATGCTTACCGTGATTCTAATCCTTTATTTGGGACATCCTATTACAGGCTTAGTCAAACTGATTATGACGGTACCACTGCTAAGATTGGTTTTATAACCGTGTTTAATAGCCAGGTCTCGGAATTTTCTATTTACCCATCACCTACAAAGCAAGGTGATGAGGTAAAAGTGTTCACCGGAGCTGATGATTCTGAAGTTTTAAACCTTTTTGTTTATTCTACATCAGGACAGCTGGTGTATACTCAGCAAGGACAAGCTTCTACAGGATATCTAACCTTGAACCCGAATTTCGAGAAAGGTCTCTATATTGTGAAGCTTAGTACAGGCAATGTTGTGAAAACTACTCGCTTAGTAGTGGAGTAA